The genomic interval TGGAGCCGGGCCAACCCGGAAATGTGCTGGCTGGCCACCAAGGGCAAGCCGAAGCGGCTCCATGCCGATGTGCGGCAACTGATCGTCGCGCCGATCATGGAGCATAGCCGCAAGCCCGACGAATGGCTGGCGCGCGCCGAGCGGCTGTTCGAGGGCCCGTATCTCGAACTCAACGCGCGCCGCCTTCGGCCCGGCTGGGTGAGCTGGGGTGATGAGCTGGAATTCACCGGGGTGGCGACGGCGATCGATGCGGGCGTTGCGACGCGCGGCACCCCCACCCGGCTTCGCGATGCTTCGCCGCGGCAAGCTCCCGACCCCTCCCCGCAAGGGGGAGGGGAGACCGATGCCGAGCCGCTCGATCTGCCGGCGTTTCTGCCCCTCAACAAGGAGAGCAACCATGACGATGCGCAGCCGTGAGTTTCTTGGTGTGAAGCTGGTGCCGATGGGCTCGCGGGTGCGAAGGGCCGTAACAGTGTTTGAGGGCCAGAACTATGTCTATGCGTTGCTCCCGTCTGGATCGGTGGCGGTGAATTCGAGGGACATTTTTCTAGATCGGTTCGATCGATGGACATATCTGCGCGCCTCCGTGGCTCGGGATTTGGCGAAGATCGGCGCGGTGACGGACGAGGTGGCCGCCAAGTTCATATCGGACGAAGAGTCCGATCCCGCGCGGAAGGAAGCTCGCCGCATCGCCGACGATCTCGAAGCGAACTTGTCCGGCCTCGGCCTCAAGCTCACCCGCGCGCAGCAGCGTGCGATCGCCAAGCTGACGAAGTGAGTGGGGCTGACTGATGAACCAGCAAGCGCCGCTCGATAAGCGCTCGGTCGAGATCGCCGACCAGATCGTGCCGGACTACCGCGGCGGCCAGCGCAGCTACTCTTGCACGGGCACGATGGCGAAGCGTTGGGGCGCAGCAAACGATGCGGCGCGGCTTGCTTTGGTCGAGCCGTTCCGCCAGCGCCTCGCCAATCGTCGCCAGCACGAAATGATCGCGGTCGAGCACGATCACCTGCCGTTCAAGGTCGGCATCGGCCGCGAGCGCGACCCAGAGACGGGCGAGCTCCGCGCCGTCGCGGAAGTGTTCATCAATGCACAGAAGGTCAATTCCTACATCGACGCGCTGGTGAGCGATGCGGCGATCCTGATGTCGATGTTGCTGCAATACGGCTGCCCGGCCGAAGACATCGCCCGCTCGATGAAGCGCACGCCGAGCGGCGAGGCGTCCAGCGTCCTCGGCGTCGCGGCGCGGCTGATCTGCGAGACGGGGGAATGACCGATTCCCCGCGCAGCCCGGTGACGTTTCAGCGGCTCGGCCTGGGGCGCGAGGCGGTGGTGCTGGGGCGGGTGCAGGTCGGCGAGATCATGGAGATCGAGGGCGATCGTGGCGGCGCGTGCTTTCGGCTGAATTTGCCGGAGGCGAGCACCACCAGCTGGCGCCCGGTGCGCGATCGCGACGAAGCGCGGCGGCTGTCGCGCGGCCAAGTGAGCGACTGGATCGAAGCCGCAGGCCTGCGGCCGGTGAGGGCGAAGGGATGAGGATTGCTAAGGCGAAACCGTGCCCGTTCTGCGGATCGACAGACAGCTTTGTTGAGCGGATGAATCTGTCGATGTGGCAGCGGGTCTGCAACGATTGCTTCACGCATGGCCCGTGTGTTCACGACGACGGCCGTGATCTGAGTGAAGAGCGCGCCGAGGCCGAAGCAACAAGGGAGTGGAACAGGCGTAAGAGGCGGCGGCGCGGCGTCGACGTGGGGATCTCGATGCGATGACCGCGGCTCCGAATGAAGCTCCTCTGCCGCCACCGGGGAAGACCACGCTGGATGCGATGTATCTGGCGGCGGATAGCGCGATGCGGGATGCCGAGGCAGGGCTGGTGCGCTGGCGCGGCGAGGCCGGCACCGATGCCGGCAAGGGGTGGGTGGCGCACTACACCGAGCGGCGCAATGCGTTTGCCGGCGTGCTGCGGCTGATCGAGAAGATCCGCGTCGATCAGTCGGTGTACGAGGCGCTGTTCCCGCAGGCGAAGGCGAGGGCGCAGCGATGAGCGCTGGAGTTGCCCGCCGCTTTTCCGAAGCCGATCTCGCGCAGATCCGCGAGCGCAATCCGGTGGCGGAGGTCGCCGGGCAATATGTCACCCTGCGGCGCAGCGGCGCGAGAATGATCGGGCCGTGCCCGGTGTGCGGCGGCGGCGCGAAATCGAAATCGGCGTTCGAGGTGAAGGCGGACGGCGAGACCTGGGTGTGCGCCGTCTGTAGCGACGGCGGCGATGTCATCCGGCTTGTGGAGAAAATCGAGAACTGCAGCTTTGTCGACGCCTGCGAGCGGCTCGGCGGGCAGCGCAGTGCAGATCCCGCAGCCGTGGCGCGGCTGGCCGAACAGCGCGAGGCGAAGCGCCTGAAGCGCGAGGCCGATGCCGATCGCTATCGCGAGCAGGAGCGGCGGCGGCTGCGGAACATGTGGGACGGCGCCGAGCCGCTGCGCGGCACGCCGGCGGAGCGATATCTGACTGCGACGCGCGGGCTGATCCTGCCGGACAAGACACCGGGCCTGCGCTTCTTGCCCGCCGCGGCTTACTTCCACGGCGAGGAAGAGGACGAGCGCGGGCGGATCAGTCGCGCGGTGCTGCATCGCGGCCCGGCGATGATCGCGGCGTTCATTCGCGGCGACGGCCGGTTCGGCGGGCTGCACTTCACCTATCTCACCGACACCGATCCGCCGCGAAAACTGGAGCTGATCGATCCGGCGACCGGCGAGATCCTGCCGGCGAAGAAGATGCGCGGCAGCAAGGCGGGCGCGCATATCCTGTTTGCGCGGGAGAGTTTGCGCGATTGCGCAAACCCGCAAACTGATCCGAATGCGTGCCAGGCCCGCGTGTTGGTGATCGGCGAGGGGATCGAGACCGTGGGCTCGGTCTATACCGCGCATCGGATCGCCGGCCGCAGCATCGACGATTACGCCTGGTGGGCCGCCGGCGATCTCGGCAACCTCGGCGGGCCGCATTTCGAAAACCTGGCGCACCCGACGGCAAAGCAGCCGAACGGGCACCCCAAGCGCGTGCCGGGCCCGCTGCCGGATCTCGACAAGCCGGGACTGCTGATTCCGGACAGCGTCGAACACCTGACCCTGCTCGGCGACGGCGACAGCGACCCTGTTCTGACTCACTACGCGATGGACCGCGCCGCCCGCCGCTACGCGCGGCCGGGCCTGACCATTCGCATCGCCTTCGCGCGCGCGGGCGGGGATTTCAATGGAATGCTGAGGGGCGGGGAATGAGTGCCCCGACGCGACCGGTTTTGCGCTGGCATGGCGGCAAGTGGCGCATCGCGCCGTGGATCATCTCGTTCTTTCCGAGGCATCAGATCTATGTCGAGCCGTTCGGCGGCGCGGCGTCCGTGTTGCTCCGGAAGCCGCGATCGCCAGCGGAAGTTTACA from Rhodopseudomonas palustris carries:
- a CDS encoding Lar family restriction alleviation protein codes for the protein MRIAKAKPCPFCGSTDSFVERMNLSMWQRVCNDCFTHGPCVHDDGRDLSEERAEAEATREWNRRKRRRRGVDVGISMR
- a CDS encoding DUF7146 domain-containing protein; this encodes MSAGVARRFSEADLAQIRERNPVAEVAGQYVTLRRSGARMIGPCPVCGGGAKSKSAFEVKADGETWVCAVCSDGGDVIRLVEKIENCSFVDACERLGGQRSADPAAVARLAEQREAKRLKREADADRYREQERRRLRNMWDGAEPLRGTPAERYLTATRGLILPDKTPGLRFLPAAAYFHGEEEDERGRISRAVLHRGPAMIAAFIRGDGRFGGLHFTYLTDTDPPRKLELIDPATGEILPAKKMRGSKAGAHILFARESLRDCANPQTDPNACQARVLVIGEGIETVGSVYTAHRIAGRSIDDYAWWAAGDLGNLGGPHFENLAHPTAKQPNGHPKRVPGPLPDLDKPGLLIPDSVEHLTLLGDGDSDPVLTHYAMDRAARRYARPGLTIRIAFARAGGDFNGMLRGGE